The Candidatus Poribacteria bacterium genome includes a window with the following:
- a CDS encoding sugar phosphate isomerase/epimerase, which produces MKIAICNEMFENWKIEDVFTYAAELGYEAVEIAPFTLADSVLDISDAERTRIRKAAESAKIEIAGLHWLLVSPPGLYVNHPEAEIREETRDYFLALINLCADLGGKVMVIGSPQQRNVMEPLSFEEAWEYARATFSESAALAGERDVMLCMEPLSSDQTNFITNPDKAAEMVNAVNHPNFQMILDVCSTAKEGLDMPTQIRNHAKHVAHFHSNDDNGYLPGSGNVDYPPIIEALKEIDYSGYVSTEVFDFNPDPQTIAKRSIEFVKSLL; this is translated from the coding sequence ATGAAAATTGCAATATGCAACGAAATGTTTGAAAATTGGAAAATCGAAGATGTTTTCACTTATGCTGCTGAACTCGGTTACGAGGCGGTCGAGATCGCGCCGTTCACCTTAGCAGACTCGGTCTTAGACATCAGTGATGCCGAACGTACACGCATCCGCAAAGCAGCAGAAAGTGCGAAGATAGAGATTGCCGGACTCCACTGGCTGCTTGTCTCACCACCGGGACTGTATGTTAACCACCCAGAGGCGGAGATTCGTGAGGAAACGCGGGACTATTTCCTCGCACTGATTAACTTATGTGCGGATTTAGGCGGTAAAGTGATGGTGATCGGTTCGCCACAACAACGGAACGTGATGGAGCCGCTCTCATTTGAAGAGGCGTGGGAATATGCGCGTGCGACTTTCTCAGAAAGCGCGGCACTCGCAGGCGAAAGAGACGTGATGTTGTGCATGGAACCCTTGTCAAGCGACCAGACGAACTTCATTACGAACCCCGACAAAGCAGCTGAGATGGTGAACGCTGTCAATCACCCGAATTTCCAGATGATTCTGGATGTCTGCAGCACAGCAAAAGAGGGTTTGGATATGCCGACGCAGATCCGTAACCACGCGAAGCACGTTGCGCATTTCCACTCCAACGACGATAACGGCTATCTGCCCGGTTCTGGAAACGTAGACTATCCACCCATCATCGAGGCACTGAAAGAGATTGACTATAGTGGCTATGTCTCCACAGAGGTTTTCGACTTCAATCCAGATCCACAGACGATAGCGAAACGAAGCATCGAATTTGTGAAATCACTGCTGTAG
- a CDS encoding TonB-dependent receptor, which translates to MKTLKTSKKDKEGFAQPRGETPRKGFTANISICLDDAFHQSTRHRNNDSGEERRRILDYLEIDRQISRHAVWDAIVKVFVRAENSSPAPRGFDIFHKPHQRTNRCQNIYTPPYQTLIDFFLSVCFNIVRNQMLDTAFSATISLFYKKPSTPCLEENMNFNKHFYALAFLMILSIPLPTVAEEETGEVIRMEEVVVTARKREQRSFEVPLSVSTLQGERFDTLRSSGMDVRFLSNRTPSFQMESSFGRIFPRFYIRGLGNTDFDLNASQPVSVLYDGVVLENALLKGFPAFDLDRIEVLRGPQGTLFGRNTPAGTVKFESARPTQTLEGYGRLGYGRFNTSNFEGAISGPLVPSVLSARLSLLAQWRDDWVNNGHAGAESALGGHRDLAGRIQLLWTPMPELEARLKFHARDLDGTARLFRANILSPGEGGLVKDFARDRIAHDGRNEQTLRTQGFAAEVRYDIGDFQLISLTGLERLTNFSRGDIDGGYGAVFSPPSGPGEIPFPSETASGIPSLSQLSQEVRLMSPAARRLTYQFGLYYFREFVEMEDLNYNTLAGGALDGVARQEQEATAQAAFAALTFQMLEDLELGAGLRLSHDVKDYTAWREAAPAVTGAGPLAPIHRNPEDTVWSGDLSLRYSVSPNVQTYLRAARGFRAPSIQGRLLFGDTVTVADTETILSFEGGTKLRLWEQRLHLNMAAFHYFMQDQQLTAVGGETNFNRLVNAERTIGRGVEVELAFLPITALEVSAGLSYNQTRIDDPNLAIQGCGAPCTVLDPRGTAEGTFSIDGNGLPQAPGWIADVTLRYMLELPAGVRLIASTDWAYRSRVRFFLYDSVEYADDWLLEGGVRLACLLPHADVEVAIIGRNILNDTSPTGGIDFNNLTGYVNEPRFWSLEAVRRF; encoded by the coding sequence ATGAAAACGCTGAAAACTTCAAAAAAGGACAAAGAAGGGTTCGCACAACCCCGCGGCGAGACACCCAGAAAAGGCTTCACAGCCAATATCTCTATCTGTCTTGACGATGCTTTTCATCAATCAACTCGGCACAGAAACAACGATTCAGGAGAAGAAAGGAGAAGAATTCTCGATTATCTCGAAATTGACAGACAAATCAGTCGCCATGCGGTCTGGGACGCGATCGTAAAGGTTTTCGTAAGAGCAGAAAATTCTTCTCCTGCTCCGAGAGGCTTTGATATATTTCATAAGCCGCATCAACGGACGAATCGCTGCCAAAATATTTACACACCCCCGTATCAGACGTTGATTGACTTTTTTTTGTCAGTATGCTTCAATATTGTTCGCAACCAAATGTTAGATACGGCATTTTCTGCCACTATATCATTATTCTACAAAAAACCCTCCACACCCTGTTTAGAGGAAAATATGAACTTTAATAAACACTTTTATGCTTTGGCTTTCTTGATGATACTATCTATACCTTTACCAACTGTTGCTGAGGAGGAAACCGGCGAAGTTATTAGAATGGAAGAGGTCGTGGTTACCGCCCGCAAGCGGGAGCAGCGGTCTTTTGAAGTCCCGCTCTCCGTTTCGACGCTCCAAGGTGAGAGATTCGATACCTTGCGTTCATCGGGTATGGACGTGCGTTTCTTGTCAAACCGCACCCCCAGTTTTCAGATGGAGTCGTCGTTTGGACGGATCTTTCCACGCTTCTATATCCGCGGTCTCGGCAATACGGACTTCGACCTCAACGCTTCGCAGCCAGTCTCGGTGCTCTACGATGGCGTTGTGCTTGAAAATGCTTTGTTGAAAGGATTCCCTGCCTTTGACTTGGATCGGATTGAGGTGCTACGGGGACCACAAGGCACCCTGTTCGGACGCAATACACCCGCTGGCACTGTGAAATTTGAATCGGCGCGTCCTACACAGACACTGGAAGGATACGGCAGGTTGGGTTACGGACGATTTAACACGAGTAATTTTGAAGGGGCGATTTCAGGTCCGCTCGTTCCGTCTGTGCTCTCCGCTCGACTCTCACTACTTGCGCAGTGGCGGGACGACTGGGTAAACAACGGACACGCAGGCGCGGAAAGTGCTTTAGGCGGACATCGCGACCTGGCGGGTCGTATCCAGTTGTTGTGGACCCCTATGCCGGAATTGGAAGCACGCCTCAAGTTCCACGCTCGCGATCTCGACGGGACTGCACGTCTGTTTCGAGCGAATATCTTGTCGCCGGGTGAAGGCGGTTTGGTAAAAGATTTTGCCCGTGACCGAATCGCGCACGACGGACGCAACGAGCAAACGCTGCGCACACAAGGCTTCGCTGCTGAAGTGCGCTACGACATTGGAGACTTCCAACTAATTTCGCTGACAGGATTGGAACGCCTTACTAATTTTTCGCGCGGCGACATCGATGGCGGTTACGGTGCAGTGTTCAGTCCACCGAGTGGTCCCGGCGAGATACCCTTTCCTTCTGAAACCGCGTCCGGTATTCCCTCACTCAGCCAATTGAGTCAAGAAGTCCGCCTGATGAGTCCGGCAGCGCGTCGTCTCACCTATCAGTTCGGATTGTACTATTTCCGTGAGTTCGTAGAGATGGAAGATTTGAACTACAATACGCTGGCTGGCGGTGCATTGGACGGCGTAGCACGTCAAGAGCAGGAAGCCACAGCACAAGCGGCATTCGCGGCGTTGACCTTCCAAATGCTTGAGGATTTGGAGTTGGGAGCCGGACTGAGATTGTCTCATGATGTAAAGGACTATACAGCGTGGCGAGAAGCAGCACCTGCGGTTACGGGGGCAGGTCCACTCGCGCCTATCCACCGGAATCCTGAGGATACGGTGTGGAGTGGTGATCTGAGTCTGCGTTATAGCGTGTCTCCTAACGTGCAGACATATCTACGTGCGGCGAGAGGATTCCGCGCACCGAGCATTCAGGGACGCTTACTGTTTGGGGACACCGTTACGGTGGCGGACACAGAGACCATTCTCTCGTTTGAAGGTGGCACAAAGTTACGTTTGTGGGAGCAGCGGCTGCACCTGAATATGGCAGCGTTCCACTACTTCATGCAAGACCAGCAGCTCACTGCGGTGGGTGGAGAGACAAACTTCAATCGGTTGGTGAACGCTGAGCGTACGATTGGGCGCGGTGTTGAGGTGGAATTAGCTTTCTTACCCATCACGGCACTGGAGGTTTCAGCGGGACTCAGTTACAATCAAACACGCATTGACGATCCGAATTTGGCGATACAAGGCTGTGGAGCACCGTGTACGGTATTGGATCCGCGCGGCACTGCCGAGGGAACTTTTTCCATCGACGGTAACGGTCTGCCACAAGCACCGGGTTGGATCGCAGATGTGACGCTGCGCTATATGCTCGAACTTCCGGCAGGTGTTCGTCTCATCGCATCGACGGACTGGGCGTATCGCAGCCGCGTGCGGTTCTTTCTCTACGATTCTGTGGAATATGCCGATGATTGGCTCTTGGAAGGCGGGGTCCGGCTCGCCTGTCTACTCCCACACGCCGACGTAGAGGTGGCAATTATCGGGCGCAACATCCTCAACGATACATCTCCGACTGGCGGTATCGACTTCAACAATCTGACTGGCTATGTCAATGAACCGCGGTTCTGGAGCCTTGAGGCGGTGCGACGTTTCTGA
- a CDS encoding sigma-54 factor interaction domain-containing protein: MALQTEFETNHSFGEIIGKSEKMQQVFAEIRVAATGDISVLIQGETGTGKELVAKSIHDNSPRKARPFVGINCAAIPADLIESELFGHEHGAFTGTIEQRIGYFEQANPGTLFLDEIGDMPHTLQKKLLRVLEEREFQRLGYWLLRIRI, encoded by the coding sequence ATGGCGTTACAGACCGAATTTGAGACGAACCATTCCTTTGGTGAAATCATCGGCAAAAGCGAAAAGATGCAGCAGGTGTTCGCCGAGATTCGAGTGGCGGCAACAGGCGATATTAGCGTCCTGATTCAAGGCGAAACCGGGACCGGTAAAGAACTGGTCGCAAAATCAATACACGATAACAGCCCGCGAAAAGCACGCCCTTTCGTTGGGATTAATTGTGCTGCGATACCAGCCGACTTGATTGAAAGTGAGTTATTTGGCCATGAGCACGGAGCTTTCACCGGGACAATTGAGCAGCGGATCGGATATTTTGAACAAGCGAACCCCGGAACGCTTTTTCTTGATGAAATTGGGGATATGCCACACACTTTGCAAAAGAAGTTGCTGCGTGTATTAGAAGAACGCGAATTTCAGAGGCTTGGTTACTGGCTGCTACGAATCAGGATTTAG